A genomic segment from Methanoplanus limicola DSM 2279 encodes:
- a CDS encoding HEAT repeat domain-containing protein: MKIFRISVLLSLLLIISLFAGCTGENSGDSEISGYIESLKSGTQEDKKKAAEALAERGEAAIPQLSAVLTSEDKQSATWAAVALTRMGEISVEPMIGLLSSGDENQREWAVNILACIGEPAYQPLIDVLNTGNQEETEGASLALIKIGGPALPLLSLELNTNPDANLAEIDSVIRSIYATAGLQERLANTTASDLASGDRTV; this comes from the coding sequence ATGAAAATATTCCGGATATCAGTACTGCTGTCCCTTCTTCTGATAATTTCCCTCTTTGCAGGATGTACAGGAGAAAACAGCGGCGATTCAGAAATATCAGGGTACATTGAATCCCTTAAATCAGGCACACAGGAAGATAAGAAGAAGGCAGCAGAGGCTCTTGCAGAGAGAGGAGAGGCTGCAATACCACAGTTGAGTGCCGTTCTCACATCTGAAGATAAACAGTCGGCAACATGGGCTGCTGTAGCTCTCACCAGGATGGGCGAAATTTCAGTTGAACCTATGATCGGACTGCTCTCATCAGGAGATGAAAATCAGCGCGAATGGGCAGTAAATATCCTGGCATGTATAGGTGAGCCGGCATATCAGCCATTAATTGATGTTCTTAACACCGGAAATCAGGAAGAGACTGAAGGTGCTTCACTTGCACTTATTAAAATCGGCGGCCCCGCACTGCCTCTGCTCTCACTTGAACTGAACACAAATCCGGATGCAAACCTCGCGGAGATCGACTCAGTAATAAGATCCATTTATGCAACAGCCGGCCTTCAGGAGAGACTTGCGAACACAACGGCATCGGATTTGGCATCCGGAGATAGAACAGTATAA
- a CDS encoding MBL fold metallo-hydrolase, with translation MKITILTENSVIFASPFSGEHGFSALVEDGEKKILFDTGKTDLFAKNAEKMDIDVFEPEIIAFSHGHYDHTGGILHMIHTLQDAETGTEEGRQASDENNKTEIVAHPEFFRKRYAREEDHLRYIGNPFTREDLEKHFRITLTAKPVKLSENVVFLGEIRRIFDFEDPGDWSVYPDETGDKGFTVDTIPDDTALALRTDKGIFVLTGCSHSGICSIVEQAKTAFGEEQEIIGIMGGLHLAGLPDEKIKKTGEYLRDNVRGRIYPGHCTGFDEILKLSKYCDTGYSGVGIVLDLDSPDLQD, from the coding sequence ATGAAAATAACAATACTTACTGAAAATTCAGTCATATTTGCATCCCCTTTCTCCGGAGAACACGGATTCTCAGCACTGGTTGAAGATGGGGAGAAAAAAATACTCTTCGATACCGGAAAAACCGATTTATTTGCAAAAAATGCTGAGAAGATGGATATTGACGTCTTTGAACCTGAGATTATTGCATTCTCACACGGCCACTATGACCACACAGGCGGGATTCTGCATATGATTCACACCCTTCAGGACGCTGAAACAGGTACAGAAGAAGGCCGTCAGGCTTCAGATGAAAATAATAAGACTGAGATTGTTGCGCACCCGGAGTTTTTCAGGAAGAGGTATGCAAGAGAGGAAGATCATCTCAGATATATCGGAAATCCGTTCACAAGAGAGGACCTGGAGAAGCATTTCAGAATAACACTTACTGCAAAACCTGTAAAACTCTCCGAAAATGTCGTCTTCCTCGGCGAGATCAGACGTATTTTTGACTTTGAAGACCCTGGAGACTGGTCGGTGTACCCGGATGAGACAGGCGATAAAGGATTTACCGTTGATACTATTCCGGATGACACAGCCCTTGCATTAAGGACAGATAAAGGTATATTTGTCCTCACCGGATGTTCGCATTCGGGAATCTGCTCAATTGTTGAGCAGGCGAAGACGGCATTTGGAGAAGAGCAGGAGATAATCGGAATCATGGGCGGACTTCACCTGGCAGGACTGCCTGATGAGAAGATAAAAAAGACAGGAGAATATCTCAGGGATAATGTCAGAGGCAGGATATACCCCGGACACTGCACAGGTTTTGACGAAATACTTAAGCTCTCCAAGTACTGTGATACAGGATATTCCGGAGTTGGGATTGTCCTTGATCTGGACAGTCCGGATTTGCAGGATTAA
- a CDS encoding RNA-binding domain-containing protein, with product MYHKDFFDLDSLKEGFDVELKTALGRDKKGAVPESFWETYSAMANTSGGIIILGAQEKDESVVYHNLPKYGQMIQDIWNNLNNPKKVSVNILQNRNIKPKTYEGKNIIVVTVPQASRKQRPVYIGTNPLEGTYQRQNEGDYRCQPELVKQMLGEQANDTRDAVILENFTIDDIDKESYRIYRQQFSNLKPNHPFNECDEKEFLRQIGGWKRNRQNGKEGLTLAGLLMFGKFRSILDAVPNYIVDYQERENTDTRWVDRITLDGSWSGCLYDFYRTVMKKLSADLKVPFKLNGDERIEDTPVHEALREALVNTIIHADYSGNCSLLVVKRPDLFGFRNPGLMRIPKPEAIRGGISDCRNRNLQKMFQFIGLGEQAGSGFPKIYQNWQMQHWREPMLEERHGSNQTVFILKMTSLLPEEVLGALKSEFGESFRDLVNVERLAMVTAYSEGCVNHSRLKELSREHPHDITISLHNLVKQGLLASEGSGRNTFYYIPGRHPMGDEIFGGEICPKYSSEHLDNSSEHLDNSSEHLDNSSEHLDNSSEHLDNSSEHLATLRDIAEPVKSVKKASKALMESTIMELCSGRHLTIEELSSLLNRNKDTLRTHYIIPLLHKGKLEQKYKNVTTHPNQKYRAVDEKERE from the coding sequence ATGTATCATAAAGATTTTTTTGACCTGGATTCCCTTAAGGAAGGTTTTGACGTTGAACTAAAAACCGCACTGGGAAGGGACAAAAAAGGAGCAGTTCCCGAATCCTTCTGGGAGACCTATTCTGCAATGGCAAATACCAGTGGAGGCATTATAATTCTTGGAGCACAGGAAAAAGATGAATCTGTTGTATATCATAATTTGCCAAAATACGGACAGATGATTCAGGACATCTGGAATAATCTTAACAATCCAAAAAAAGTGAGTGTGAACATACTCCAGAACAGGAACATTAAACCCAAAACATATGAGGGGAAAAATATCATTGTAGTCACAGTACCTCAGGCCTCGCGAAAACAGCGTCCGGTATATATCGGAACTAACCCACTTGAAGGGACATACCAAAGGCAAAACGAGGGAGATTACAGGTGCCAGCCCGAACTGGTTAAACAGATGCTCGGTGAGCAGGCAAATGACACCAGAGATGCCGTTATTCTTGAAAACTTTACTATTGATGATATAGATAAAGAATCATATCGTATATACCGCCAGCAGTTCTCGAATCTCAAACCAAATCACCCGTTTAATGAATGTGATGAGAAAGAATTTCTGCGCCAGATCGGTGGATGGAAAAGGAACCGCCAGAATGGAAAAGAAGGACTCACCCTTGCAGGACTCTTAATGTTTGGCAAATTCCGTTCAATTCTTGATGCAGTTCCCAATTATATTGTAGATTATCAGGAAAGGGAAAACACCGATACACGGTGGGTTGACAGAATCACTCTGGATGGATCGTGGTCCGGGTGCCTGTATGATTTTTACCGGACAGTTATGAAAAAACTGTCAGCTGATCTTAAAGTACCCTTTAAGCTGAACGGGGATGAAAGAATCGAGGATACACCGGTTCATGAGGCACTGCGTGAAGCTCTGGTAAATACGATTATTCATGCTGATTATTCCGGAAACTGCTCATTACTTGTTGTGAAACGCCCGGATCTTTTTGGATTCAGGAATCCCGGACTTATGAGGATTCCCAAACCGGAAGCAATTCGCGGAGGGATCAGTGACTGCCGCAACCGGAATCTGCAGAAGATGTTTCAGTTCATTGGTCTTGGTGAGCAGGCAGGGTCCGGATTCCCAAAGATATATCAGAACTGGCAAATGCAGCACTGGCGTGAACCAATGCTTGAAGAGAGGCATGGGAGCAACCAGACAGTATTCATCCTGAAGATGACAAGCCTCCTCCCGGAAGAGGTTTTAGGTGCACTAAAAAGTGAATTTGGGGAATCATTCAGAGATTTGGTAAATGTTGAGCGCCTTGCGATGGTAACTGCATATTCTGAGGGTTGCGTAAATCACAGCAGGCTAAAAGAGCTGAGCAGAGAGCACCCGCATGACATAACCATCTCACTCCATAACCTGGTGAAACAGGGACTACTGGCGAGTGAGGGTTCGGGAAGGAATACATTTTATTACATTCCAGGAAGACACCCAATGGGAGATGAAATTTTCGGAGGAGAAATATGCCCAAAATATAGCTCCGAGCATTTGGATAACAGCTCCGAGCATTTGGATAACAGCTCCGAGCATTTGGATAACAGCTCCGAGCATTTGGATAACAGCTCCGAGCATTTGGATAACAGCTCCGAGCATTTGGCTACCTTAAGAGATATTGCAGAACCAGTAAAATCTGTAAAAAAGGCCTCAAAAGCGCTCATGGAATCCACAATTATGGAGTTATGCAGTGGTAGACATCTGACAATTGAAGAGCTATCATCTCTCCTTAATCGAAATAAAGACACACTGAGAACACATTACATCATACCACTGCTGCATAAAGGAAAGCTTGAGCAGAAATACAAAAATGTCACCACCCATCCAAATCAGAAGTATCGGGCTGTAGATGAAAAAGAGAGAGAATGA
- the ruvB gene encoding Holliday junction branch migration DNA helicase RuvB translates to MDERIVSPESAGDDVYEVTIRPDSLESFVGQEQVRESLKIAIEAAKLRGEPLDHILFSGPPGLGKTTLANIIANEMGSAIKTTTGPVLEKPGDVAALLTALKRGDILFIDEIHRINSVVEEILYPAMEDLFIDIMIGEGPSARSVKLNLEHFTLIGATTKQGLLGSPFRDRFGIISRLSLYNPEELRRIVLRSASILKIEITGEGAAEIAGRSRGTPRIANRLLRRVRDYASVKGDGTVTKEIASGALSMLQIDETGLDELDRRILSVISDDFDGGPVGVKTIAISVGEEVRTIEDVYEPYLIQIGFIKRTPQGRETTPAAREHLRSSGNKI, encoded by the coding sequence ATGGATGAAAGGATTGTCTCACCGGAATCTGCCGGTGATGACGTTTATGAGGTGACTATAAGGCCTGATAGTCTTGAAAGCTTTGTAGGGCAGGAGCAGGTGAGGGAATCGCTTAAGATAGCGATAGAAGCTGCAAAACTCCGCGGTGAACCGCTTGATCATATCCTGTTCTCAGGGCCGCCGGGGCTTGGCAAGACGACCCTTGCAAATATCATTGCAAATGAGATGGGATCTGCCATTAAGACGACTACCGGACCTGTGCTTGAAAAACCCGGTGACGTTGCGGCACTTCTGACGGCACTGAAACGCGGGGATATTCTGTTTATAGATGAGATTCACAGGATAAACTCCGTTGTGGAGGAGATCCTCTACCCTGCAATGGAGGACCTCTTCATTGACATTATGATCGGAGAGGGGCCGAGTGCGAGGTCGGTAAAGTTAAACCTTGAGCATTTCACCCTCATTGGTGCAACGACAAAACAGGGACTTTTGGGTTCTCCTTTTCGTGACAGGTTTGGCATAATATCACGCCTTTCGCTTTATAATCCGGAAGAACTCAGGAGAATTGTCTTAAGGAGTGCCTCTATTCTTAAAATTGAGATCACCGGTGAAGGTGCTGCAGAGATTGCAGGCAGAAGCCGCGGGACTCCGAGGATTGCTAACCGTCTGCTCAGAAGGGTTCGTGACTATGCGTCAGTAAAGGGGGACGGTACTGTCACGAAAGAGATCGCATCCGGTGCGCTTTCTATGCTTCAGATCGATGAAACCGGGCTTGATGAGCTTGACAGGCGGATTTTATCCGTAATTTCGGATGACTTTGATGGGGGGCCTGTCGGGGTAAAAACGATTGCTATTTCTGTTGGTGAGGAGGTCAGGACAATTGAGGATGTCTATGAACCATATCTCATCCAGATTGGATTTATAAAAAGAACTCCTCAGGGCAGGGAGACGACACCGGCTGCAAGGGAGCATCTGAGGTCATCCGGAAATAAGATTTAA
- the ruvA gene encoding Holliday junction branch migration protein RuvA, with amino-acid sequence MIAQLYGIPVQTGDKWAVLDVGGVGYRVYLPKLSLDELSLSGERPVRVYTNMVVREDSVSLYGSIHQNEVEMFSVLISVSGIGPQTALNIISQISTEEFAFAILNDDEKVLTRISGIGPKSAKRLILELRDKMKRISETIASPDSGTKIPVINDAVSALLSLGFQEKESRTAVETIASSSGDISLQELIRDSLAKLKEY; translated from the coding sequence ATGATTGCACAACTATATGGTATTCCGGTACAGACCGGAGATAAATGGGCTGTTCTGGATGTCGGCGGTGTAGGCTACAGGGTCTATCTTCCAAAGTTATCACTTGATGAGCTTTCTCTCTCTGGTGAGAGGCCCGTCAGGGTATATACGAATATGGTGGTCAGAGAGGACTCTGTTTCGCTTTATGGCTCTATACACCAGAATGAGGTTGAGATGTTTTCGGTTCTGATCAGTGTATCCGGAATCGGACCTCAGACCGCCCTGAATATTATTTCACAGATCAGCACTGAGGAGTTTGCATTTGCGATATTAAATGACGATGAAAAGGTGCTGACAAGAATATCCGGGATCGGGCCGAAGAGTGCAAAGAGGCTGATTCTTGAACTCCGGGATAAGATGAAGAGGATCAGCGAGACGATAGCGTCCCCTGATTCCGGAACGAAAATTCCGGTTATAAACGATGCTGTCAGTGCCCTTCTCTCGCTTGGATTTCAGGAGAAGGAGTCCAGAACTGCTGTTGAGACTATAGCATCATCCAGCGGAGATATTTCTCTTCAGGAACTTATACGCGATTCACTTGCAAAACTTAAGGAATACTGA
- the ruvC gene encoding crossover junction endodeoxyribonuclease RuvC, whose amino-acid sequence MIVIGIDPGLARVGFGVIKEERGKVTALEYGCIETGCELRCSERLLEIYNALSELFGKYEADCVAVEKLFFSRNTTTALSVSEARGIILLAAEQRAIPITEFTPNQIKQAVTGSGRADKRQMQDMIRRLLSLDKIPRPDDAADGLSIALCHIHMMR is encoded by the coding sequence TTGATTGTAATAGGAATTGATCCTGGTCTGGCCCGTGTCGGGTTTGGCGTGATTAAAGAGGAGAGGGGCAAGGTTACAGCTCTTGAATATGGGTGCATCGAGACCGGTTGTGAACTAAGATGTTCTGAGAGGCTTCTTGAGATTTACAATGCCCTCTCAGAACTCTTCGGAAAGTATGAAGCTGACTGTGTAGCAGTTGAAAAGCTATTCTTTTCGAGGAACACCACGACTGCCCTGAGTGTCAGTGAGGCACGCGGTATCATTCTTCTGGCGGCAGAGCAGAGGGCAATTCCTATAACGGAATTTACTCCTAACCAGATCAAACAGGCAGTTACAGGTTCAGGCAGGGCCGACAAGCGTCAGATGCAGGATATGATCCGAAGGCTTCTTAGCCTTGACAAGATTCCGCGTCCGGATGATGCAGCAGACGGGCTTTCGATAGCCCTCTGCCATATTCACATGATGAGATAG
- the tfrB gene encoding fumarate reductase (CoM/CoB) subunit TfrB codes for MQDISLKISRFTPGTDERPELREYDVSLNDGAMVLDALIYVKDNLDQTLMFRYCCRAGQCGSCAIKMNGEPVLACMTAAVDGMVIEPLDFPVIKDLVTDIEPVLKDIPGVVPCESCEVPTKEQIDVIKPLRDCIECLCCVSACPAMKVVDFKGPTVMRQEMRIELDPRDIRNLVPGAVDEGLFTCTSCQKCVEVCPKDIRIPHKAIEKLRELANRQGFTLPRHQEVAELVKATGRSVDVQKETLFSQVPDVIEPDGEVRAEVGFFVGCMYNMRVVQNGLDALEVLKRNGVRVIIPKEQVCCGSPLIRTGQTSFLDDLKRKNIECFEKRGIKRVMTMCAGCGSTLKNDYNTPYEVVDINELLTEIGIEPPEKLDVKVTYHDPCHLMRGQGVESEPREILRMITDDFVEMPSICCGAGGGVRSGLPDEAAALGKLRDTEIQKTGCDIVVTSCPFCEFHIQDSTEKPVKNINSLLLEGYRKKDALKSEDEM; via the coding sequence ATGCAGGACATTAGTCTTAAGATCTCACGCTTCACTCCGGGTACTGATGAGAGACCTGAGCTGAGGGAGTATGATGTATCACTGAATGACGGAGCGATGGTTCTTGATGCCCTCATTTATGTTAAGGATAATCTTGACCAGACATTAATGTTCAGGTACTGCTGCCGGGCAGGTCAGTGCGGCAGCTGTGCCATAAAGATGAATGGTGAGCCTGTTTTAGCCTGTATGACTGCGGCAGTGGATGGTATGGTCATTGAGCCGCTTGATTTTCCGGTGATAAAAGACCTGGTGACGGATATTGAGCCGGTTTTAAAGGACATTCCGGGAGTTGTTCCCTGTGAATCATGCGAGGTTCCGACAAAAGAGCAGATTGATGTGATAAAGCCTTTAAGGGACTGTATCGAGTGCCTCTGCTGCGTGTCTGCATGTCCGGCAATGAAGGTTGTCGATTTTAAAGGGCCGACTGTGATGAGGCAGGAGATGAGGATTGAGCTTGATCCAAGGGACATAAGAAACCTTGTTCCGGGCGCTGTAGATGAAGGCCTTTTCACCTGCACTTCATGCCAGAAATGTGTTGAGGTCTGCCCTAAGGATATAAGAATTCCCCATAAGGCGATAGAGAAACTCCGTGAGCTTGCTAACCGGCAGGGTTTCACACTTCCAAGGCACCAGGAGGTTGCAGAGCTTGTAAAGGCTACCGGAAGAAGTGTTGATGTGCAGAAGGAGACCTTATTCAGCCAGGTTCCTGATGTTATCGAACCTGACGGTGAGGTCAGGGCTGAGGTTGGGTTCTTTGTCGGCTGCATGTATAATATGAGGGTTGTGCAGAACGGTCTTGACGCTCTTGAGGTCCTGAAAAGAAACGGTGTCAGGGTAATAATTCCAAAGGAGCAGGTCTGCTGTGGCTCTCCGCTGATACGAACCGGACAGACGTCCTTTCTTGATGACCTTAAGAGAAAGAACATCGAATGCTTTGAGAAGAGGGGCATTAAGAGGGTGATGACGATGTGTGCCGGATGTGGCTCCACCCTTAAAAACGACTATAATACTCCGTATGAGGTTGTTGACATCAACGAACTGTTAACTGAGATTGGTATTGAGCCCCCTGAGAAACTTGATGTAAAGGTTACTTATCATGACCCATGCCACCTTATGAGGGGGCAGGGCGTGGAGAGTGAACCGAGGGAGATTCTCAGAATGATCACCGATGATTTCGTTGAGATGCCCTCTATATGCTGTGGTGCAGGCGGCGGTGTCAGGTCAGGTCTGCCTGATGAGGCGGCAGCCCTTGGTAAGTTAAGGGACACTGAGATTCAGAAGACCGGATGTGATATTGTAGTCACTTCATGCCCCTTCTGTGAATTTCATATTCAGGACTCCACAGAAAAGCCTGTGAAGAATATAAATTCACTTCTTCTTGAGGGCTACCGGAAGAAGGATGCCCTGAAGTCAGAAGATGAAATGTGA